In the Candidatus Binatia bacterium genome, one interval contains:
- a CDS encoding VWA domain-containing protein — translation MEGKILGFVELLRRNGVRVSMAEDLDSLRAVAAVGLANPTDFRETLRATLVKRHVDDGTFDALFDLYFHGIARELAQQLAATESALGLEAAELQNLLELLADHVEQLGLSLSELTRELLQANHGRLDQLLRQAAQQIGLQAIERPFQEGRYAHMLAQAVGLSGIAAELEELKRQLATASLAPAQLEQLQRLIDLRLQHLTQAIKRVVRQELEKKEPSLRETERLDRLGEKSFYYLTEEEIRQMKEAVTKLAERLKNVIAVKRKRAKRGRFDIKDTLRKNLQYGGVPFRIQFDRRVKDKPQIMVLCDVSDSVRNVSRFMLQFVYTLQDLYSRVRSFVFVSELGEVTRLFEEQDIHTAIEQALSGQVINVFAHSDFGRAFRIFHRDFLSAVNKKTTVIILGDARNNYNLPHEWTLRDIRHRAKQLIWLNPENRLTWGFGDSEMDRYLVYCDIVEECRNLNQLYRVIDRIVH, via the coding sequence ATGGAAGGCAAAATCCTTGGCTTCGTCGAGCTGTTAAGGCGCAACGGCGTCCGTGTATCGATGGCGGAAGACCTAGACAGCCTCCGCGCTGTGGCAGCGGTGGGTTTGGCAAACCCAACGGACTTCCGGGAAACGTTACGGGCTACCCTCGTGAAACGTCACGTGGACGATGGCACGTTTGATGCGCTCTTCGACTTGTACTTCCATGGAATCGCCCGCGAGCTTGCACAGCAACTGGCAGCGACCGAGAGTGCCCTTGGGCTGGAAGCCGCGGAGCTACAAAACCTTCTGGAACTTCTTGCCGATCACGTCGAACAGCTCGGGCTGTCGCTGTCTGAGCTCACTCGAGAATTGCTGCAGGCGAATCACGGTCGACTCGACCAACTCTTGCGCCAGGCCGCGCAACAAATTGGCTTGCAAGCAATCGAGCGTCCGTTTCAAGAAGGGCGCTACGCGCACATGTTAGCGCAAGCGGTGGGACTGTCTGGTATTGCTGCTGAGCTGGAGGAACTGAAGCGCCAGCTAGCAACTGCTTCCCTCGCGCCAGCGCAACTCGAGCAGCTTCAAAGGCTGATCGATCTGCGCCTGCAGCACCTCACGCAGGCGATCAAGCGAGTCGTGCGCCAGGAACTGGAGAAAAAAGAGCCCTCGTTGCGTGAGACCGAGCGGTTGGATCGTTTGGGGGAGAAGAGCTTCTATTACCTGACCGAGGAAGAGATCCGCCAGATGAAGGAAGCCGTGACAAAACTGGCGGAGCGTCTGAAGAACGTGATCGCAGTCAAGCGAAAGCGCGCAAAACGGGGCCGTTTCGACATCAAGGATACGCTGCGGAAAAACCTGCAGTACGGCGGGGTGCCGTTCCGTATTCAGTTTGACCGGCGTGTCAAAGACAAACCCCAGATTATGGTCCTGTGTGACGTGTCGGACTCTGTTCGTAACGTCTCCCGCTTCATGCTGCAGTTCGTGTACACGTTGCAAGACCTGTACTCTCGCGTGCGTAGCTTCGTGTTTGTCAGTGAACTAGGGGAGGTCACTCGGTTGTTCGAGGAGCAAGACATCCACACAGCTATCGAGCAGGCGCTCAGTGGGCAAGTGATTAACGTTTTTGCCCACTCTGATTTTGGGCGGGCGTTTCGCATTTTTCACCGGGACTTCTTATCGGCGGTTAACAAGAAAACTACAGTCATCATTCTCGGGGACGCCCGTAACAACTATAATTTGCCCCACGAGTGGACACTGAGAGATATCCGGCACCGTGCCAAGCAACTCATCTGGCTCAATCCCGAAAATCGCCTCACGTGGGGCTTTGGAGATAGTGAGATGGATCGCTACCTAGTGTACTGCGATATTGTGGAAGAATGTCGAAACCTGAATCAGCTCTACCGCGTGATCGATCGGATCGTTCACTAG
- a CDS encoding MoxR family ATPase → MSTSAQSFRSIDEVIERFAAHKYICSRRIATVIYLASCLRKPILVEGPAGVGKTELAKVLAASLDCALIRLQCYEGLDEAKALYEWEYAKQLLYTQILKDKINEVIGGAKSLREAVERIAREDDVFFSDRFILPRPLLRAITAEQPTVLLVDEIDKADPEFEAFLLEVLSDFQVSVPELGTLTARHIPLVVLTSNNAREMSDALKRRCLHLYIDFPSASQELEIVRLKVPEIPPRLAEELVHFVQRVRQLDLKKVPSISETLDWARALVLLNADTLEERLVQDTLNAILKYEGDIRKAQEELKDYLARRQAERAARGPDADKDLLH, encoded by the coding sequence ATGTCAACATCCGCGCAATCGTTCCGCTCAATCGACGAGGTCATCGAACGTTTTGCTGCCCATAAGTACATCTGCAGCCGGCGAATTGCCACAGTCATTTACCTCGCGTCTTGCCTACGCAAACCGATCCTTGTCGAGGGTCCGGCCGGGGTAGGGAAGACCGAACTGGCCAAAGTACTCGCTGCCAGCCTCGATTGCGCCTTGATTCGCCTACAGTGCTACGAGGGTTTAGATGAGGCGAAGGCGTTGTACGAATGGGAGTACGCCAAGCAACTACTTTACACGCAAATTTTGAAGGACAAGATCAACGAGGTTATCGGGGGTGCCAAGTCACTGAGGGAGGCCGTCGAACGGATCGCTCGTGAAGACGATGTATTCTTCTCGGACCGCTTCATCCTGCCGCGGCCGCTCTTACGCGCAATTACCGCCGAGCAACCAACGGTGCTGCTTGTCGACGAGATCGACAAAGCGGACCCCGAGTTCGAGGCTTTCTTGTTAGAGGTGCTGAGTGATTTTCAAGTTAGCGTCCCCGAACTAGGTACCCTCACGGCACGCCATATCCCGCTGGTTGTGTTGACGAGCAACAACGCGCGGGAAATGTCGGACGCGCTCAAACGGCGCTGTTTGCACCTGTACATTGACTTCCCCTCTGCATCCCAAGAACTCGAAATTGTTCGACTGAAGGTTCCAGAGATTCCCCCCAGGTTGGCAGAGGAGCTCGTCCACTTTGTGCAACGGGTGCGACAGCTCGATCTGAAGAAGGTGCCGAGCATCAGCGAGACTCTTGACTGGGCCCGGGCGTTAGTGCTGCTGAATGCTGACACCCTAGAAGAGCGACTCGTCCAAGATACTCTTAACGCAATCCTCAAATACGAGGGGGACATTCGCAAGGCGCAAGAAGAACTCAAAGACTACCTTGCTCGCCGTCAAGCGGAGCGTGCTGCCAGAGGGCCCGACGCCGACAAGGACCTGCTTCATTGA
- a CDS encoding ABC transporter substrate-binding protein, protein MRNLLILVLLLSSCGGHHDRYAGFLRIADRDDVPTLDPAHGYDTSSWQFEDLIFETLVDYNDRGEFEPELAREWIVDESGTRYVFRLRDDATFSDGHPVTAEDVRFQLTRVLALQTGSPGREFFRSIRGADSCNAPGCSISGLTVQDDRVLEINLIHPDPLFLHKMALPFASAVPRSVVLQRGEDFPLNPVGSGPFYLAERVPGQRLVFLPNPFYDKQRKPRLQGIVRFVGVQDDLAWMRYRSGQLDVVSLPPAETPLVLRDPRLLPLLRSGDTLRTQYVGMNCRLAPFSDVRVRKAMNFAVDHGKLVALLHQRAAPARGVIPPTMPGFPAGPTPYPLDRDRARQLLREAGWGQGFQATLWLRNDETAMRIAQSLQQDWAAVGIDIRLKPLAWGPFLEAVRHDPRVQMFLLGWEADFPDPSNFLEVLFHSRQISANNHTYYSNRQVDELLDRAASVTSSELRLELFRQVEHIVVADAPWVFLYHPRAFVMVSPRVRHFRLHPWRPPRLQFLELANQNAPH, encoded by the coding sequence ATGCGGAACCTTCTCATCTTAGTCCTCCTGCTCAGCTCCTGCGGGGGTCACCACGACCGCTACGCTGGGTTCCTTCGGATTGCTGATCGAGACGACGTTCCGACTCTGGATCCAGCGCACGGATACGACACATCTTCTTGGCAGTTCGAAGACCTCATTTTCGAAACCCTCGTGGATTATAACGACAGAGGCGAATTTGAGCCGGAACTGGCTCGCGAATGGATCGTGGACGAGAGCGGGACGCGCTACGTCTTTCGCCTTCGCGACGACGCGACCTTTTCCGATGGGCACCCCGTAACCGCAGAAGATGTGCGTTTTCAGCTCACTCGTGTACTCGCTCTGCAAACAGGGTCTCCCGGGCGGGAGTTTTTCCGGTCGATTCGCGGCGCTGACTCGTGCAACGCGCCTGGGTGCAGCATTTCTGGCCTTACGGTTCAGGACGATCGTGTGTTGGAAATCAACCTTATCCATCCAGACCCGCTCTTCCTCCACAAGATGGCTCTTCCGTTTGCTTCCGCGGTGCCGCGTTCGGTCGTCCTGCAGCGCGGCGAGGACTTCCCGTTGAACCCAGTTGGCAGCGGACCATTCTACTTAGCGGAGCGTGTGCCTGGCCAACGCCTCGTATTTTTACCGAACCCGTTTTACGACAAGCAGAGGAAGCCGCGGTTACAGGGTATTGTGCGCTTTGTGGGCGTCCAAGACGACCTCGCTTGGATGAGGTATCGCTCAGGCCAGCTCGACGTCGTCTCTCTGCCTCCGGCTGAAACCCCTTTGGTTCTCCGCGACCCTCGGCTCCTGCCTCTGTTGAGAAGCGGCGACACGCTTCGGACTCAGTACGTTGGCATGAACTGCCGGCTGGCTCCGTTCAGTGACGTCCGAGTTCGGAAAGCGATGAACTTTGCTGTCGACCACGGGAAGCTCGTCGCGTTGCTACACCAGCGTGCCGCTCCGGCACGAGGGGTCATTCCCCCCACAATGCCTGGATTTCCTGCCGGGCCGACGCCGTATCCACTCGACCGCGACCGCGCCCGGCAACTTCTTCGCGAAGCCGGTTGGGGGCAAGGCTTCCAGGCCACCCTATGGCTGCGCAACGATGAAACGGCCATGAGGATTGCGCAGTCACTCCAGCAGGATTGGGCAGCCGTTGGGATCGATATTCGCCTCAAGCCACTGGCTTGGGGGCCATTCTTGGAAGCTGTCCGGCACGATCCTCGAGTTCAGATGTTCCTCCTTGGGTGGGAAGCGGATTTCCCCGATCCGAGCAATTTTCTCGAGGTTCTTTTCCACTCCCGCCAGATCAGCGCGAATAACCACACCTATTACTCGAACCGCCAAGTGGACGAGCTGCTAGACCGTGCAGCCTCTGTCACGTCTTCCGAGCTTCGCTTAGAACTCTTCCGCCAGGTCGAGCACATCGTTGTCGCTGACGCACCGTGGGTGTTCCTCTACCACCCGCGAGCTTTCGTGATGGTGAGCCCTCGAGTTCGGCATTTTCGCCTCCATCCTTGGCGGCCGCCTCGGCTGCAATTTCTGGAGTTAGCCAACCAAAACGCACCGCACTAA